In the genome of Nocardioides seonyuensis, one region contains:
- the rpe gene encoding ribulose-phosphate 3-epimerase, with protein sequence MGVQITPSILNADFASLGEEVARIPSADWVHVDVMDNHFVPNLTFGPSMVEALARSTHVPLDVHLMIEDCDRHAPAYVEAGAGSVTFHVEATRAPVRLAREIRAKGARASMALRPATPVEPYEDLLPELDMLLLMTVEPGFGGQKFLDMVLPKIRRARDLVRKHGLETWLQVDGGVSLETIERCAEAGADVFVAGSAVYSADDPDEMVRALRARADTA encoded by the coding sequence GTGGGAGTCCAGATCACGCCGTCCATCCTCAATGCCGACTTCGCCAGCCTGGGGGAGGAGGTCGCTCGGATCCCGAGCGCCGACTGGGTGCACGTCGACGTGATGGACAACCACTTCGTGCCCAACCTGACGTTCGGACCCTCCATGGTCGAGGCGCTGGCGCGCTCCACGCACGTGCCCCTGGACGTGCACCTCATGATCGAGGACTGCGACCGCCACGCTCCCGCCTACGTCGAGGCAGGTGCGGGGAGCGTGACGTTCCACGTCGAGGCGACCCGCGCACCGGTGCGTCTGGCGCGCGAGATCCGGGCCAAGGGCGCCCGCGCGAGCATGGCCCTGCGCCCCGCGACCCCGGTGGAGCCCTACGAGGACCTGCTGCCCGAGCTCGACATGCTGCTCCTCATGACCGTCGAGCCCGGTTTCGGTGGCCAGAAGTTCCTCGACATGGTGCTCCCCAAGATCCGACGCGCCCGGGACCTCGTGCGCAAGCACGGCCTTGAGACGTGGCTCCAGGTCGACGGCGGCGTGTCGCTGGAGACCATCGAGCGCTGCGCAGAGGCAGGGGCCGACGTCTTCGTCGCTGGCTCCGCGGTCTACTCGGCCGACGACCCCGACGAGATGGTGCGGGCGCTGCGGGCTCGCGCCGATACGGCCTGA
- the ribD gene encoding bifunctional diaminohydroxyphosphoribosylaminopyrimidine deaminase/5-amino-6-(5-phosphoribosylamino)uracil reductase RibD, which yields MTFTEAERGAMRRALALAVTPGVPVGPNPRVGCVLIDDQGAVLAEGFHRGAGTPHAEAHALAEAGESARGATAVVTLEPCNHTGRTGPCAEALIRAGVRRVVYAQPDANPVAVGGAGRLRSAGIEVEGGLMIEDAQEINRAWTFAIARRRPFVTWKFATTLDGRSAAADGTSRWVSSRAARLDTHRLRALCDTMLVGSGTVAIDDPELTVRDEVDQPLATQPLRAVMGLRDLPDDRRILNDRAETVRLRTRDPEEALATLHSLERRHVFLEGGPTLARAFLQADLVDEVVAYVAPMLLGSGTNAVADLGITTISDAVHLHVTDVHVLEGHEGEDTNIRLTMRRK from the coding sequence ATGACGTTCACCGAGGCGGAGCGGGGCGCCATGCGCCGTGCCCTCGCCCTTGCCGTGACCCCCGGCGTGCCCGTGGGTCCGAACCCCCGCGTCGGGTGCGTCCTCATCGACGACCAGGGCGCGGTGCTCGCCGAGGGCTTCCACCGTGGCGCCGGCACCCCGCACGCCGAGGCCCACGCCCTGGCGGAGGCGGGGGAGTCCGCCCGTGGCGCAACCGCCGTGGTCACGCTCGAGCCGTGCAACCACACCGGCCGCACCGGCCCGTGTGCCGAGGCCCTCATCCGGGCCGGGGTCCGCCGCGTCGTCTACGCACAGCCCGACGCCAACCCGGTCGCGGTCGGCGGGGCAGGTCGCCTGCGCTCCGCAGGGATCGAGGTCGAGGGCGGCCTGATGATCGAGGACGCCCAGGAGATCAACCGCGCCTGGACCTTCGCCATCGCCCGCCGGCGCCCGTTCGTCACCTGGAAGTTCGCGACCACGCTCGACGGACGCAGCGCAGCGGCCGACGGGACGAGCCGGTGGGTGTCCAGCCGTGCCGCTCGCCTGGACACCCACCGGCTCCGTGCACTGTGCGACACGATGCTGGTGGGGTCCGGCACCGTCGCGATCGACGACCCCGAGCTCACCGTGCGCGACGAGGTCGACCAGCCCCTGGCCACGCAGCCGTTGCGGGCCGTGATGGGCCTGCGCGACCTACCTGACGACCGACGCATCCTCAACGACCGTGCCGAGACCGTGCGCCTGCGCACGCGTGACCCCGAAGAGGCGCTGGCCACCCTGCACTCCCTCGAGCGCCGGCACGTCTTCCTCGAGGGCGGGCCGACCCTGGCGCGAGCCTTCCTCCAGGCCGACCTCGTCGACGAGGTCGTCGCCTACGTCGCCCCGATGCTGCTGGGATCGGGCACGAACGCGGTCGCCGACCTCGGGATCACCACGATCTCCGACGCGGTTCACCTGCACGTCACCGACGTCCACGTGCTCGAGGGCCACGAGGGCGAGGACACCAACATCCGTCTGACGATGAGGAGGAAGTGA
- a CDS encoding riboflavin synthase yields the protein MFTGIVEELGTVEHVHDQGDAIRLTVRAGLVLEGTALGDSIAVNGCCLTVAEIGDGTWTADLMQETLDKTSLRGVQPGDTVNLERAVTPQTRLGGHIVQGHVDGVGKVISRSPSEHWEVVEISLPPHLSRYLVDKGSITVDGVSLTVVAAGPDHFTVSLIPETLARTTLGSRRPGDRVNLEADIIAKHVEKLLAAHDPKDPA from the coding sequence ATGTTCACCGGCATCGTCGAGGAGCTCGGGACCGTCGAGCACGTGCACGACCAGGGCGACGCCATCCGACTCACGGTCCGTGCCGGCCTGGTGCTCGAGGGCACGGCGCTGGGCGACTCGATCGCCGTCAACGGCTGCTGCCTCACGGTGGCCGAGATCGGCGACGGCACCTGGACCGCCGATCTCATGCAGGAGACGCTCGACAAGACGTCGCTGCGGGGTGTTCAGCCGGGCGACACCGTCAACCTCGAACGAGCCGTGACCCCCCAGACCAGGCTCGGTGGTCACATCGTGCAGGGCCACGTCGACGGGGTCGGCAAGGTGATCTCCCGTTCGCCCAGCGAGCACTGGGAGGTCGTCGAGATCTCGCTCCCCCCTCACCTGTCCCGCTACCTCGTCGACAAGGGCTCCATCACGGTCGACGGCGTCAGCCTCACCGTGGTCGCGGCCGGACCCGACCACTTCACCGTCAGCCTCATCCCGGAGACCCTCGCCCGTACGACGCTCGGCTCGCGCCGACCCGGCGATCGGGTGAACCTCGAGGCCGACATCATCGCCAAGCACGTCGAGAAGCTTCTCGCCGCGCACGACCCCAAGGATCCCGCATGA
- the pnuC gene encoding nicotinamide riboside transporter PnuC: MNFLEWLVNGHIPVPGGTLSAPEVIGNLFGLASAILGMKRFVWAWPVGLVGNALLFTVFASGELSGVVAEPLWGQAGRQVFFAAVSAYGWWRWSSSRRSGGASDGGAIAPRWATRGERLQLLALGVVGYVLAYALLTQIGSWGPATEAWILAGSMLATYGMARGWVEFWIVWMLVDVVGVTTLVQAGYYPTAVMYLVYAGFVVLGFVVWAKASRTTHQVRDTDIHEEVTV, translated from the coding sequence ATGAACTTCCTCGAGTGGCTGGTCAACGGCCACATCCCCGTGCCCGGGGGCACGCTCAGTGCGCCCGAGGTGATCGGCAACCTCTTCGGGCTCGCCAGCGCGATCCTGGGGATGAAGCGCTTCGTCTGGGCGTGGCCGGTCGGTCTCGTCGGCAACGCGCTGCTGTTCACGGTGTTCGCCTCGGGGGAGCTCTCCGGGGTGGTGGCCGAGCCGCTGTGGGGCCAGGCCGGGCGGCAGGTCTTCTTCGCCGCCGTCTCCGCCTACGGCTGGTGGCGCTGGAGCAGCTCCCGGCGCTCGGGGGGCGCCTCCGACGGTGGCGCCATCGCCCCTCGCTGGGCCACTCGTGGCGAGCGGCTCCAGCTCCTCGCACTCGGGGTCGTCGGCTACGTCCTCGCCTACGCGCTGCTGACGCAGATCGGGTCGTGGGGGCCTGCGACCGAGGCGTGGATCCTGGCCGGCTCGATGCTGGCGACCTACGGCATGGCCCGTGGGTGGGTGGAGTTCTGGATCGTGTGGATGCTGGTCGACGTCGTGGGAGTCACCACCTTGGTGCAGGCCGGCTACTACCCGACAGCGGTCATGTACCTCGTCTACGCCGGGTTCGTCGTGCTGGGCTTCGTCGTCTGGGCGAAGGCCAGCAGGACGACGCACCAGGTCCGGGACACCGACATCCACGAGGAGGTGACGGTGTGA
- a CDS encoding bifunctional 3,4-dihydroxy-2-butanone-4-phosphate synthase/GTP cyclohydrolase II — MSVRLDSVERAIADIAAGKAVIVVDDEDRENEGDIIFAAAKATPELMAFTIRHSSGVICVPMPGDMLERLEIPLMTPHNKDRLRTAYTISVDARDGVSTGISAADRAHTARRLADSATEPWELTRPGHVFPLRYREGGVLVRRGHTEAAVDLARLAGLTPAGVLVEVVNDDGTMKRAPELREFADEHGLAMISIEDLVRYRRRHERHVARVAETRLPTAHGVFTAVGYRITIDDSEHVALVHGDISGEEPVLTRVHSECLTGDVFGSQRCDCGPQLQEAMARIVEEGRGVVVYLRGHEGRGIGLVAKLQAYELQDGGRDTVDANLDLGLPADARHYGTATQVLRDLGVASVRLLTNNPDKQESLEDFGIHVAERVALSVVPTDDNLAYLRTKRDRMGHDLPDLATASVADTTEELHQ; from the coding sequence GTGAGCGTCCGCCTCGACTCCGTGGAACGTGCGATCGCCGACATCGCCGCCGGCAAGGCCGTGATCGTCGTCGACGACGAGGACCGCGAGAACGAGGGCGACATCATCTTCGCGGCGGCGAAGGCGACGCCGGAGCTGATGGCCTTCACCATCCGCCACTCCAGCGGGGTGATCTGCGTCCCGATGCCCGGCGACATGCTGGAGCGTCTGGAGATCCCGCTCATGACGCCCCACAACAAGGACCGGCTCCGTACCGCCTACACGATCTCCGTCGACGCCCGTGACGGCGTGTCGACCGGCATCAGTGCGGCCGACCGTGCACACACGGCTCGAAGGCTCGCAGACTCGGCGACAGAGCCGTGGGAGCTCACTCGACCCGGACACGTGTTCCCACTGCGCTACCGCGAGGGCGGGGTGCTGGTCAGGCGCGGCCACACCGAGGCCGCCGTCGACCTGGCCCGCCTGGCTGGGCTGACCCCGGCAGGAGTGCTGGTCGAGGTCGTCAACGACGACGGCACGATGAAGCGCGCTCCGGAGCTGCGGGAGTTCGCTGACGAGCACGGCCTGGCCATGATCTCGATCGAGGACCTGGTGCGCTACCGCCGCCGGCACGAGCGCCATGTCGCACGGGTTGCCGAGACGAGGTTGCCCACCGCGCACGGCGTCTTCACCGCGGTGGGCTACCGCATCACCATCGACGACAGCGAGCACGTCGCGCTGGTGCACGGTGACATCTCTGGGGAGGAGCCGGTCCTCACGCGGGTCCACTCCGAGTGCCTGACCGGTGACGTGTTCGGCAGTCAGCGCTGCGACTGCGGACCCCAGCTCCAGGAGGCGATGGCCCGGATCGTGGAGGAGGGCCGCGGCGTCGTGGTCTACCTCCGGGGCCACGAGGGGCGGGGGATCGGCCTCGTCGCCAAGCTCCAGGCCTACGAGCTCCAGGACGGGGGTCGCGACACCGTCGACGCCAACCTCGACCTCGGGCTGCCGGCCGATGCCCGCCACTACGGCACCGCGACCCAGGTCCTGCGAGACCTGGGGGTGGCGTCGGTGAGGCTCCTGACCAACAATCCCGACAAGCAGGAGAGCCTCGAGGACTTCGGGATCCACGTGGCGGAGCGCGTCGCGCTGAGCGTCGTACCGACCGACGACAACCTCGCCTACCTGCGCACCAAGCGCGACCGGATGGGCCATGACCTGCCAGACCTGGCGACGGCGTCCGTCGCCGACACCACAGAGGAGCTGCACCAGTGA
- the ribH gene encoding 6,7-dimethyl-8-ribityllumazine synthase: protein MSGAGAPPTEPFDASGMRVAVVAASWHDQVMDGLVAGAERALAAHQVADFTIVRVPGTFELPVVCAELARGSYDALVALGVVIRGGTPHFEYVCSAATDGLNRVALDHVVPVGFGVLTCDTEEQALDRAGLDGSGEDKGWEATAAALATARTLASLRAGTP, encoded by the coding sequence GTGAGCGGAGCCGGAGCACCCCCGACCGAGCCCTTCGACGCGAGCGGGATGCGCGTGGCAGTCGTGGCCGCGAGCTGGCACGACCAGGTGATGGACGGCCTGGTGGCTGGTGCGGAGCGTGCTCTCGCGGCCCACCAGGTCGCTGACTTCACGATCGTGAGGGTGCCCGGCACCTTCGAGCTGCCGGTCGTGTGCGCCGAGCTCGCCCGGGGCTCCTACGACGCGCTGGTCGCGCTCGGCGTCGTCATCCGCGGTGGCACGCCGCACTTCGAGTACGTCTGCTCGGCCGCCACCGACGGCCTCAACCGCGTCGCCCTCGACCACGTGGTTCCGGTCGGCTTCGGGGTGCTCACCTGCGACACCGAGGAGCAGGCGCTCGACCGCGCCGGTCTCGACGGGTCGGGCGAGGACAAGGGCTGGGAGGCCACGGCGGCTGCGCTCGCCACCGCTCGGACCCTGGCGAGCCTGCGCGCGGGCACGCCCTAG
- a CDS encoding phosphoribosyl-ATP diphosphatase has protein sequence MKTFEELWAELSAKAEERPEGSGTVRQLDAGVHAIGKKLLEEAAESWMAAEHEGKEATALEISQLLYHAQVLMLATGLTLDDVYAHL, from the coding sequence GTGAAGACGTTCGAGGAGCTGTGGGCCGAGCTGTCCGCCAAGGCCGAGGAGCGACCCGAGGGGTCAGGCACCGTGCGTCAGCTCGATGCCGGTGTCCATGCGATCGGCAAGAAGCTCCTCGAGGAGGCTGCCGAGTCGTGGATGGCAGCCGAGCACGAGGGCAAGGAAGCCACGGCGCTCGAGATCAGCCAGCTGCTTTACCACGCGCAGGTGCTGATGCTCGCGACCGGACTGACCCTCGACGACGTCTACGCCCACCTGTGA
- the hisG gene encoding ATP phosphoribosyltransferase, with the protein MTLRIAVPNKGSLSQSASEILRESGYRQRSDSKELALSDTENDVEFFYLRPRDIALYVGEGTLDAGITGRDLLLDSGAKATEAMQLGFGRSRFHFAGPAGRYETLEELAGLRIATSYVGVVEDFLFRRGIQASVTRLDGAVETSIQLGVADVIADVVETGSTLKAAGLATFGEVILDSEAVLITREGERPEGFEIFHRRIEGVMVARSYVMMDYDIEESNLERATDLVPGREGPTISPLGKAGWVAVRVMVPRSGSQRLMDELWSLGARAILLTDIHACRL; encoded by the coding sequence ATGACCCTCCGCATCGCCGTCCCCAACAAGGGGTCGCTGTCCCAGTCGGCCTCGGAGATCCTCCGCGAGTCCGGCTACCGGCAGCGCAGCGACTCCAAGGAGCTCGCGCTCTCCGACACCGAGAACGACGTCGAGTTCTTCTACCTGCGTCCTCGTGACATCGCCCTGTACGTCGGTGAGGGCACCCTCGACGCCGGGATCACCGGTCGGGACCTCCTGCTCGACTCCGGCGCCAAGGCGACCGAGGCGATGCAGCTCGGCTTCGGCAGGTCCAGGTTCCACTTCGCGGGGCCGGCCGGGCGCTACGAGACGCTCGAGGAGCTCGCGGGGCTGCGCATCGCGACCTCCTACGTCGGCGTGGTGGAGGACTTCCTGTTCCGTCGCGGTATCCAGGCATCCGTGACCCGGCTGGACGGGGCGGTCGAGACCAGCATCCAGCTCGGTGTCGCCGACGTGATCGCCGACGTGGTCGAGACCGGGTCGACCCTGAAAGCGGCCGGCCTGGCGACCTTCGGCGAGGTGATCCTCGATTCCGAGGCGGTCCTCATCACCCGCGAGGGTGAGCGCCCCGAGGGGTTCGAGATCTTCCACCGTCGCATCGAGGGCGTCATGGTCGCGCGCAGCTACGTGATGATGGACTACGACATCGAGGAGTCCAACCTCGAGCGGGCGACCGACCTCGTGCCTGGCCGTGAAGGGCCCACGATCTCGCCGCTCGGGAAGGCCGGCTGGGTCGCCGTGCGCGTCATGGTGCCGCGGTCAGGGTCGCAGAGGCTCATGGACGAGCTCTGGTCGCTCGGCGCCCGAGCCATCCTGCTCACCGACATCCACGCGTGCCGGCTGTGA
- a CDS encoding PH domain-containing protein, translating into MVFFGVLLLVVCAAAWFGFDQSIRDRWTWLQRGTVLAFGLATAFLGWLLSRSRATARADGLVVVNGLKRRELDWAQVLAVHLPPGAPWATLDLADGTTVSVMAFQGSDGQLAQRGVRELRALIDR; encoded by the coding sequence GTGGTCTTCTTCGGGGTCCTCCTGCTCGTCGTGTGCGCGGCCGCCTGGTTCGGCTTCGACCAGTCGATCCGCGACCGGTGGACGTGGCTGCAGCGCGGGACCGTGCTCGCCTTCGGGCTCGCTACCGCTTTCCTGGGCTGGCTCCTGAGCCGCAGCCGCGCCACGGCGCGGGCCGACGGTCTCGTCGTGGTCAATGGCCTGAAGCGACGCGAGCTCGACTGGGCGCAGGTCCTTGCGGTGCACCTGCCGCCCGGTGCGCCCTGGGCCACCCTCGACCTGGCCGACGGCACCACGGTGTCGGTGATGGCCTTCCAGGGCTCCGACGGGCAGCTGGCCCAGCGGGGCGTCCGTGAGCTGCGCGCCCTCATCGACCGCTGA
- a CDS encoding aldose 1-epimerase family protein: MTSSVRPSGDQFEITAEGYRAVITEGGAALRSLTHEGRDLVDGFAADAMSSGGRGQLLMPWPNRVRDGRYSFGGRDLQLALTEPARSNASHGLVRWVAWTLEEHTQSSVSLSYRVMAQTGYPWTVDMHVLYDLSADGLHVRQTATNLSGDEAPYASGAHPYLRVGEHIEHLELTVPARTRLLLDPERKLPTGQEAVDGTSYDFRSGRVIGESVLDVTFGDLVRDGSRADVALCDPATGRGVGLWVDDRHRWLQVFTPEVPAGQPRTGVAVEPMTAPPDAFNSGTDLVALAPAGSAGEELSTEWGLRALVGDH, from the coding sequence ATGACCTCGTCGGTGCGTCCCAGCGGTGACCAGTTCGAGATCACGGCCGAGGGCTACCGCGCCGTCATCACCGAGGGAGGGGCCGCGCTGCGCTCCCTCACGCACGAGGGACGAGACCTCGTCGACGGGTTCGCGGCGGACGCGATGAGCTCCGGCGGACGCGGTCAGCTGCTCATGCCCTGGCCGAACCGCGTCCGGGACGGCAGGTACTCCTTCGGCGGACGCGACCTGCAGCTCGCCCTCACGGAGCCGGCCCGGTCCAACGCGTCCCACGGTCTGGTCCGCTGGGTGGCCTGGACCCTCGAGGAGCACACGCAGTCCTCGGTGTCGCTGTCCTACCGGGTGATGGCACAGACGGGCTATCCGTGGACGGTCGACATGCACGTGCTGTACGACCTCTCGGCCGACGGCCTGCACGTCAGGCAGACAGCCACCAACCTCAGTGGCGACGAGGCTCCGTACGCCAGCGGAGCCCATCCCTACCTCCGTGTCGGCGAGCACATCGAGCACCTGGAGCTGACCGTCCCGGCACGGACCCGACTGCTGCTCGATCCCGAGCGGAAGCTTCCGACGGGGCAGGAGGCGGTGGACGGGACGTCGTACGACTTCCGCAGCGGGCGAGTCATCGGCGAGTCCGTCCTCGACGTCACGTTCGGCGACCTGGTTCGCGACGGCTCACGTGCCGATGTCGCCCTGTGCGATCCCGCGACCGGCCGCGGGGTCGGGCTCTGGGTGGACGACCGGCACCGGTGGCTGCAGGTGTTCACCCCCGAGGTGCCAGCCGGACAACCTCGCACCGGTGTCGCCGTGGAGCCCATGACGGCGCCGCCCGACGCCTTCAACTCCGGCACGGACCTGGTGGCCCTGGCACCCGCAGGGAGCGCGGGCGAAGAGCTGTCGACCGAGTGGGGCCTGCGTGCCCTCGTGGGCGACCACTGA
- a CDS encoding 4-amino-4-deoxy-L-arabinose transferase encodes MRSDVSDLAAEVLALTLSRPPTLGAARLLCIDGFAGTGKTTLAAEVLRLGGGHVLHLDDFYPGWRGLDEVGAQVEPMLGDLAAGIPGHYRRWDWDRDAFVEDVTVEPVDLLVLEGVGSGQGAWAHLITALVWLRAPQAVRLQRGLERDGAAVRDQWIQWQDDERALLAREHTDQRADVVVDTSG; translated from the coding sequence TTGCGTTCTGACGTCTCCGACCTCGCTGCCGAGGTTCTCGCCCTGACCCTCTCGCGACCGCCCACCCTGGGTGCGGCACGCCTGCTGTGCATCGACGGCTTCGCCGGCACGGGCAAGACGACCCTCGCTGCCGAGGTGCTCCGACTCGGCGGCGGGCACGTGCTGCACCTGGACGACTTCTATCCGGGCTGGCGCGGCCTGGACGAGGTCGGCGCGCAGGTCGAGCCCATGCTCGGCGACCTCGCCGCAGGCATCCCTGGCCACTACCGGCGCTGGGACTGGGACCGCGACGCCTTCGTGGAGGACGTGACGGTCGAGCCGGTGGACCTGCTGGTGCTCGAGGGCGTCGGCTCGGGGCAGGGGGCGTGGGCCCACCTGATCACCGCGCTCGTCTGGCTCCGAGCCCCGCAGGCGGTGCGCCTGCAACGAGGTCTCGAGCGCGACGGAGCCGCTGTCCGCGACCAGTGGATCCAGTGGCAGGACGACGAGCGAGCCCTCCTCGCGCGGGAGCACACCGACCAGCGAGCGGACGTGGTGGTCGACACCAGCGGCTGA
- a CDS encoding amino acid deaminase/aldolase yields the protein MTAGFVERNRLWTRLGTAVESHPRPLSTPIAVVDLDAFDANAADLARRAGGKPVRVASKSLRVPGLITRALAHEGFSGVLAYTLAEALWLHEQGICDDVVVAYPSVDQGALACLVESPAAARAITLMVDDLAHLDAVDAARRSGPDDVEVRVALDLDAGLRVGGQHVGPKRSPLFDTADVLGLARAVLDRPGFRLVGVMTYEGQVAGVPDDVPSQRAKSLVVRRLKAASMRQLDVRRRELSDALSRLVDLEFWNAGGSGSVEASAADGAVTEIAAGSGLLVPGLFDHYQSFEPRPAAFFGLRVSRKPAPGIATVHGGGLIASGPVGTDRAPAPWAPPGLHLTGLEGAGEVQTPLTGHRAGLLRIGDLVWFRHAKSGELFEHVRDVHLVRGEAIVETAPSYRGCGLAF from the coding sequence GTGACCGCCGGTTTCGTCGAGCGCAACCGCCTCTGGACCCGTCTCGGCACCGCAGTCGAGAGTCACCCGCGGCCCCTGTCGACCCCCATCGCGGTGGTGGACCTCGACGCGTTCGACGCCAACGCCGCCGACCTGGCACGGCGCGCCGGCGGCAAGCCGGTCCGCGTGGCGTCGAAGTCGCTACGCGTCCCGGGGCTGATCACTCGGGCCCTCGCGCACGAGGGCTTCTCCGGTGTCCTGGCCTACACGCTCGCCGAGGCCCTGTGGCTCCATGAGCAGGGGATCTGTGACGACGTCGTGGTTGCCTACCCGAGCGTCGACCAGGGAGCACTGGCCTGCCTGGTCGAGTCGCCCGCCGCGGCCCGGGCGATCACCCTGATGGTCGACGACCTCGCCCACCTGGACGCGGTGGATGCCGCTCGTCGTTCCGGCCCGGACGACGTCGAGGTCAGGGTTGCGCTCGACCTCGACGCGGGACTGCGCGTGGGCGGCCAGCACGTCGGCCCGAAGCGATCGCCCCTCTTCGACACCGCCGACGTCCTAGGGCTGGCGAGGGCCGTCCTGGATCGCCCAGGGTTCCGGCTGGTCGGGGTCATGACGTACGAGGGTCAGGTCGCGGGGGTCCCCGACGACGTCCCCTCGCAACGCGCGAAGTCGCTCGTGGTGCGCCGACTCAAGGCCGCGTCGATGCGCCAGCTGGACGTGCGCCGTCGAGAGCTGTCCGACGCCCTCAGCCGGCTGGTGGACCTCGAGTTCTGGAACGCGGGCGGCTCCGGCTCTGTCGAGGCCAGCGCGGCCGACGGCGCAGTCACCGAGATCGCCGCCGGCTCGGGGCTGCTGGTGCCTGGGCTCTTCGACCACTACCAGTCCTTCGAGCCACGCCCGGCAGCGTTCTTCGGGTTGCGGGTCAGCCGCAAGCCCGCGCCGGGCATCGCCACCGTGCACGGGGGCGGCCTGATCGCCAGTGGGCCCGTGGGCACAGACCGCGCCCCGGCGCCCTGGGCCCCGCCCGGGCTGCACCTCACCGGTCTCGAAGGTGCCGGTGAGGTCCAGACCCCCCTCACCGGACACCGGGCTGGCCTGCTCCGCATCGGCGACCTGGTGTGGTTCCGGCACGCCAAGTCGGGCGAGCTCTTCGAGCACGTGCGAGATGTGCACCTGGTGCGCGGGGAGGCGATCGTCGAGACGGCGCCCTCCTACCGGGGCTGCGGTCTTGCGTTCTGA
- a CDS encoding cellulose synthase: protein MDEATWAALAAALTVAGAIWTWVAFRRRGVANGLRALGFTLLPVAAWLTGTLELVTEVSGSVADWATGLVFNPFTWAGIGLAGLSMVLLVISGIMRDRQLARGQKATGEVAGGRRAELPRASGPASPPVDDDLAEIEALLKKRGIS from the coding sequence GTGGACGAGGCAACCTGGGCGGCACTCGCCGCGGCACTGACAGTGGCCGGAGCGATCTGGACCTGGGTCGCGTTCCGAAGGCGGGGCGTGGCGAACGGCCTCCGCGCGCTCGGCTTCACCCTGCTCCCGGTGGCCGCTTGGCTCACCGGCACGCTGGAGCTCGTGACCGAGGTCAGCGGCTCCGTCGCCGACTGGGCGACCGGTCTGGTCTTCAACCCGTTCACCTGGGCGGGGATCGGTCTGGCGGGGCTCTCCATGGTTCTCCTGGTGATCAGCGGGATCATGCGCGACCGCCAGCTCGCCCGGGGGCAGAAGGCCACCGGAGAGGTGGCGGGCGGACGTCGTGCCGAGCTGCCGCGAGCGTCGGGCCCCGCCAGCCCGCCGGTGGACGACGACCTGGCCGAGATCGAGGCGCTGCTGAAGAAGCGCGGCATCTCGTGA
- a CDS encoding SseB family protein, protein MEHEPPRTIPDPGFPDDRGLADPALTSTLVQYALGQARSGDVLAALQDARLLVPVVAVLGEVTYDESGLAHDKSSDMAAVLVRSGGGRTGLLAFTSTETMRRWDPEARPVPVPAATAATAAVQDGAVALLVDLAGPASYAVEGEDLTRLAAGWRLVAVADGHGWIGPAGD, encoded by the coding sequence GTGGAACACGAACCGCCACGGACGATCCCCGATCCAGGCTTCCCTGACGACCGGGGGCTCGCAGACCCTGCGCTGACCTCCACGCTGGTGCAGTACGCACTGGGGCAGGCTCGGTCGGGCGACGTCCTGGCCGCCCTCCAGGACGCACGCCTGCTCGTCCCTGTCGTCGCGGTGCTGGGGGAGGTGACCTACGACGAGTCCGGGCTGGCCCACGACAAGTCCTCCGACATGGCTGCCGTCCTGGTCCGGTCCGGGGGCGGCCGCACCGGCCTGCTGGCGTTCACCTCGACCGAGACCATGCGCCGCTGGGACCCGGAGGCGCGCCCTGTCCCCGTGCCTGCCGCAACGGCTGCCACCGCCGCCGTCCAGGACGGCGCGGTCGCACTCCTCGTCGACCTGGCCGGGCCGGCCTCCTACGCGGTCGAGGGGGAGGACCTGACCCGGCTCGCCGCGGGATGGCGCCTCGTCGCGGTCGCGGACGGCCACGGCTGGATTGGGCCCGCGGGGGATTGA